A window of Nicotiana sylvestris chromosome 8, ASM39365v2, whole genome shotgun sequence genomic DNA:
GCATAGCTTTCATTTTCAGATTAACGCTGAGCAAAGGCTTTTTCAgtgaaaaacaaaaacaatttaGTCCGCCACAAAGATTGTGAGTCATTGGTGATGTCTTCATCAGCCCTTATAAACACCTGAAGGATCTGCATTCTGCACAATCCAAGGATGCTCCAGGACCTTTTTTAGGGGCAGACGCTGAGAAGAATCCTTTACAAGCATCTATATCCCACAAACATAATAAATTATAAAGAACAAGTCAGGCCCGAGATTACATACTGCAGTATTTCAAAGCATCTCAAATGGATTAGAGAAAAACCTGACTAATAAGGTCCTTGGCAGCTGATGAGACAATTGGTTTGGCAGGAAATTTGAGATCCACTTGCACAATCCTGTGCACATCCATAGGAGAACCTTATCAATATACCTACCAGTGTTAAGCTGGTAATATTCATAAAAGTTGTTTTGCCATTTCATTCTCTCCATACCAAGATTTAGCTAATGACAGAAGGTTTGAAAATTGTACTGCTTGTGTTCAATGTATGTGTAATAAtttcttttaccatttcatactcATGCACAATTTGAAAATTGTACCATGAACATCAGTTGTAGCATTTTATGAGAGAATTCTTTTTCTTAAAGGAGGACTTGTGTATAAATTGTACTATTCTTCtgaagtcttcttctttttttgtgctTTCCTATTTAAGTTTCTCATGAAACTTTTAGTTAATGTTTGGGGTAAAAGCGCACCTTCGATATGTGTCTGAGTGTTCCTTTGCTTCAAATGGAGGCATCCCATACAGAAACTCAAAGCAGAGGATACCCAGGCTCCAAATATCCACACTTGCGTCATGCTCCACACTTTCCACTGCAAGTTCAGCAACCAACGTATCATAAAACATGTAAAAGCAGTCAAAAGATTTGCTAAGCTATATTCTCATACAAGCCATGAAACAGAAATTAAAATAGAAGTTTTTtcttgaaaaaagaaagaaaaaaaagatactAACAAAACTTCCAACATATCTCGTATAACATGAACCATGCTTTTATAACTTCTTGCACATGACACATATAGTCTAGGGTGCCACACATAGTCCGCTTTCGATTAACAGTTTAACACACAATGTATATCTCATTTAACACACATACCCATCTCTGGTGGCAAATAGTCTAGAGTGCCACACATAGTCCGCCTCCGATTAAAGGTATGCACTGACCACCCAAAGTCTGCAATTTTGAGTTCACCCTAAAAGCAGAAATATTTAAAAAACTATTTCAAGCTCCGTCATTTTATAACTGCAATGCACACTGTAAATTGTTATTGCTAAAGATATACCTGTGCACCAACCAAAAGATTCTCCGGCTTGATATCTCTGTGTATTACGTGCTTCCCATGACAGTATATTAGGGCTCGGGCTAAGGATGCAACATACTGCTCCAAGACCCaagataaagaaaaataagaaaatttaTGGTCAGTTGGTCAGTTCAAAAATAATTAGGATGGTGAGGGCATGAATATAATTAAATGTTGGAGATAAATAAATCTGCTCACACTCAAGGCTATTTAGAATGAGACCAAAAccgaaaaatttgaagaaaaaaaaatttaacatCTGCTCATTTACCAATTTCTCATGATTCTCAAATTAAAGATTTTGAAAAAAGGAAATCCTACAAGTCCAATAATAAATGTATAAGCAGTTCTGTAAATCAGCAAGAACTAACAGTTGCAGCACGCCGTTCACTAAAATATTTGCATTTCTGCAGCTCCTTGTAGAGTTCACCCTTGGCAGCATATTCCAGGATCAAATACACACGTTTCTGCAGTAGTAAGCACTATCATCAGTCTCCTGGAAGTTAATCTtaagaacaaaaaatgagaacAAGCAATGCAGAAGAGGTTACAGAAGGAACCTTAATTTACCTGGTCATAAAAGTAACCATAAAGCCTCAAAATATTTGGATGACGAAGGTGGCTTTGTATCTCAACTTCACGACGAAGCTGATGTTCGACCTGGGACTGCTTTAGCTGGCTCTTGAACAGCACTTTTAATGCGACAACGTGATTGCTCTGTTTTCACGAAACAACTAACCTTAAGTATTGGAAATGTGATTGCAGAATGTAATGTCTGTCTAATAGAGTTCGAAACATCATTTATCTCATGTCCATAAGATATCATCCCCAACCTCTCACCCATTAACTATCACTATTAAATGATAGCATTAGATGCTACAGAAATTTACTGATATAGAACCCCCAAATAAACAGGCACTGTTATAGCAGGCAAAACTAATATATTGAAGGAGCCAACTAGCAAAGCATATCTGAAGCAATTGATAGTAAAAACATTGTATCTTTCTTAAAGCACTGACCCTTTTTTCCCTAGCTAGATATACATGACCAAACTTTCCTCTTCCAAGAGGCTTCCCAATGTCAAAATCATTAAGCATCCACCTCTTTTTATCTGCCTCTGATGATGCCTCTGGTGACGCCTGCAGAAGTTGAAAATTCTGTAGTCCATAAAAAGAGCAGTTTACTAAGAATAAAAAAAATGCGGTTGTAACCATTAATTTCTGTTGAATTAAATCCGCACAAAAACTCAGAAACA
This region includes:
- the LOC104210214 gene encoding serine/threonine-protein kinase Aurora-2 isoform X2, producing the protein MGIATENQPQQQHKNFQLLQASPEASSEADKKRWMLNDFDIGKPLGRGKFGHVYLAREKRSNHVVALKVLFKSQLKQSQVEHQLRREVEIQSHLRHPNILRLYGYFYDQKRVYLILEYAAKGELYKELQKCKYFSERRAATYVASLARALIYCHGKHVIHRDIKPENLLVGAQGELKIADFGWSVHTFNRRRTMCGTLDYLPPEMVESVEHDASVDIWSLGILCFEFLYGMPPFEAKEHSDTYRRIVQVDLKFPAKPIVSSAAKDLISQMLVKDSSQRLPLKKVLEHPWIVQNADPSGVYKG
- the LOC104210214 gene encoding serine/threonine-protein kinase Aurora-2 isoform X1; the encoded protein is MGIATENQPQQQHKASPEASSEADKKRWMLNDFDIGKPLGRGKFGHVYLAREKRSNHVVALKVLFKSQLKQSQVEHQLRREVEIQSHLRHPNILRLYGYFYDQKRVYLILEYAAKGELYKELQKCKYFSERRAATYVASLARALIYCHGKHVIHRDIKPENLLVGAQGELKIADFGWSVHTFNRRRTMCGTLDYLPPEMVESVEHDASVDIWSLGILCFEFLYGMPPFEAKEHSDTYRRIVQVDLKFPAKPIVSSAAKDLISQMLVKDSSQRLPLKKVLEHPWIVQNADPSGVYKG